Proteins from a genomic interval of Desulfuromonas thiophila:
- the ftsA gene encoding cell division protein FtsA, translating to MSNRRENLIVGLDIGTTKICAIIGSMTENGLEIVGIGSCPSRGLRKGVVINIESTVEAIRKALREAELMAGCEIHSVFAGIAGAHITGCNSQGVIAIKNREVTADDIQRVIDAAKAIAIPMDREVIHVLPQEYIIDDQDGIKEPLGMSGVRLEAKVHIVTGAVASAQNIVKSCNKANVSVADIVLEPLASAEAVLSSDEKELGVAIVDIGGGTTDLAIFIDGAIKHTAVLALGGNHLTNDIALGLRTPNAEAERIKQQYGCCLTNLVGKDETIEVPSVGGREPRILSRQLLAEILEPRVEEIFTLVNREIIRSGYEDLIASGVVITGGSSILPGMPELAEQIFNLPVRRGLPQGVGGLIDVVRSPVYATGVGLVIYGSQHQKVEHFAVGQEGVFNRVMRRMKEWFSEFF from the coding sequence ATGAGTAACCGCAGGGAAAATCTGATTGTCGGGCTGGATATCGGAACGACGAAAATCTGCGCCATCATTGGCAGCATGACGGAAAACGGTCTGGAAATCGTCGGTATCGGTTCCTGCCCGTCACGCGGGCTGCGCAAAGGTGTGGTGATCAATATCGAAAGCACCGTCGAAGCCATTCGCAAGGCCCTGCGCGAGGCCGAACTGATGGCCGGCTGCGAGATTCATTCGGTGTTCGCCGGCATCGCCGGAGCCCATATTACCGGCTGCAATTCGCAGGGGGTAATCGCGATCAAGAATCGCGAGGTGACCGCCGACGATATTCAGCGGGTGATTGATGCCGCCAAGGCCATTGCCATTCCGATGGACCGGGAAGTCATCCATGTGCTGCCGCAGGAATACATCATCGACGATCAGGACGGCATCAAGGAGCCGCTGGGTATGAGCGGTGTGCGGCTGGAGGCCAAGGTTCATATCGTTACCGGTGCTGTCGCCAGTGCCCAGAACATTGTCAAAAGCTGCAACAAGGCCAATGTCAGCGTGGCCGATATCGTGCTCGAACCCTTGGCCTCGGCCGAGGCGGTGCTGTCGTCCGACGAGAAGGAACTGGGGGTGGCCATTGTCGATATCGGCGGCGGTACCACCGATCTGGCCATTTTCATCGATGGCGCCATCAAGCACACTGCGGTCCTGGCGCTGGGCGGCAACCATCTGACCAACGATATAGCCCTGGGGCTGCGCACGCCCAACGCCGAGGCCGAGCGCATCAAGCAGCAGTATGGTTGCTGTCTGACCAATCTGGTGGGCAAGGACGAAACCATTGAGGTGCCGTCGGTTGGCGGCCGCGAGCCGCGGATTCTGTCGCGCCAGCTGCTGGCCGAGATTCTTGAACCGCGGGTGGAGGAGATCTTCACCCTGGTCAATCGCGAGATTATCCGCAGCGGCTACGAAGACCTGATCGCTTCGGGTGTTGTCATTACCGGCGGCAGCAGCATTCTGCCCGGCATGCCGGAACTGGCCGAGCAGATCTTCAATCTGCCGGTGCGGCGTGGCCTGCCCCAGGGGGTCGGCGGCCTGATCGATGTGGTGCGCTCGCCGGTTTACGCCACCGGCGTTGGTCTGGTGATCTATGGTAGCCAGCATCAGAAGGTGGAACACTTCGCCGTCGGACAGGAGGGGGTGTTCAACCGGGTGATGCGGCGCATGAAGGAGTGGTTCAGCGAATTTTTCTGA
- the ftsW gene encoding putative lipid II flippase FtsW: MSRRLTADPTLLILTVALTCFGVLMVYSASSIMALRDYGDGFYFLKRQGSYALIGLSLMVAAMHIDYHLWRRLAFVLLIVSTLLLAAVFLPGIGLSAGGAARWIRLPGFSFQPSEAAKVALIFYLAHSATRKEDRLKDFRYGFVPYMLVLAVWLLLLLAQRDLGGAVIMTLVTGTMLLVAGTRWRYLFLSVATAGPLFVYMILSEEYRRKRILAFLDPWDDPLNTGFQIIQSWMGFGLGGWFGAGLGEGQQKLFYLPEAHTDFIFSVIGEELGFIVALLLIGMFLTLVLRGLQIARRAQDGFGRLCAFGISLLLGLQAFANMAVVMGLVPNKGLVLPLISYGGSSLLCTLFSLGVLLNISAQPAAGGQP, translated from the coding sequence ATGAGCCGGCGACTGACCGCTGATCCAACACTGCTGATCCTGACGGTAGCGCTGACCTGCTTCGGCGTACTGATGGTCTACTCGGCCTCGTCGATCATGGCCCTGCGTGACTATGGCGATGGCTTTTATTTTCTCAAGCGCCAGGGCAGCTATGCCCTGATTGGCCTGAGCCTGATGGTGGCGGCCATGCACATCGACTACCATCTGTGGCGCCGGCTGGCCTTTGTGCTGCTGATTGTCAGTACCCTGCTGCTGGCCGCCGTGTTCTTGCCAGGCATTGGCCTGAGTGCCGGCGGGGCGGCACGCTGGATCCGGCTGCCGGGTTTTTCCTTCCAGCCGTCCGAGGCGGCCAAGGTGGCGCTGATCTTCTATCTGGCCCACTCGGCAACGCGCAAGGAGGACCGCCTCAAGGATTTCAGGTATGGCTTTGTGCCCTACATGCTGGTGTTGGCGGTCTGGCTGCTGCTGTTGCTGGCGCAGCGTGATCTGGGCGGCGCGGTCATCATGACGCTGGTGACCGGCACCATGCTGCTGGTGGCCGGTACGCGCTGGCGTTATCTGTTCCTCAGCGTGGCCACGGCTGGCCCTCTGTTTGTTTACATGATCCTGAGCGAGGAGTACCGCCGCAAGCGGATTCTGGCTTTTCTCGATCCCTGGGATGATCCCCTCAATACTGGCTTTCAGATCATCCAGAGCTGGATGGGTTTCGGCCTGGGAGGCTGGTTTGGCGCAGGGTTGGGAGAGGGACAGCAGAAGCTGTTTTATCTGCCGGAAGCCCATACCGATTTCATTTTCTCGGTGATCGGTGAGGAACTCGGCTTTATCGTGGCGCTGTTGCTGATTGGCATGTTTCTTACTCTGGTACTGCGCGGATTGCAGATTGCCCGTCGGGCTCAGGACGGATTCGGTCGACTCTGTGCTTTTGGTATCAGTTTGCTGCTGGGTCTGCAGGCGTTTGCCAACATGGCCGTGGTGATGGGGCTGGTGCCCAACAAGGGGCTGGTGCTACCGCTGATTTCCTATGGTGGCAGCAGTCTGCTCTGTACCCTGTTCAGTCTGGGAGTGCTCTTGAATATTTCAGCCCAACCGGCCGCTGGCGGCCAGCCATGA
- a CDS encoding D-alanine--D-alanine ligase yields MTQTAKKIAEPVAVLCGGRSAEREVSLRSGAAVLKALQQRGYRALALDAAEDLPDQLRRHEIATAFLALHGRHGEDGTVQGLLEIMGIPYTGSGVLASALAMDKAMAKQIVAAAGVTTPAARLLEASADEAACTAFCQQQTRWPCVVKPVREGSTLGISLVRQTDALAEAVAQARRYDRRVLVEDYIAGREVTVAVLCGEALPIVEVQAPQGFYDYQAKYTPGQTNYLVPAPLEAGCYRAIQQAAVRSSQALGCRGAVRIDFMVAEEAFYFLEANTIPGMTETSLLPKAAACVGMDFADLVERLLADASLDR; encoded by the coding sequence ATGACGCAAACAGCTAAAAAAATCGCCGAACCCGTTGCCGTTCTCTGTGGCGGCCGTTCGGCCGAACGTGAGGTTTCGCTGCGCAGTGGCGCCGCAGTTCTCAAGGCCCTGCAGCAGCGGGGCTACCGGGCGCTTGCGCTTGATGCGGCAGAGGATCTGCCAGACCAACTGCGCCGCCATGAAATCGCCACGGCTTTTCTGGCCCTGCACGGGCGACATGGTGAGGATGGCACGGTGCAGGGGTTGCTGGAAATCATGGGGATTCCCTACACGGGCAGCGGTGTGCTGGCCTCGGCTCTGGCGATGGATAAGGCCATGGCCAAGCAGATTGTTGCTGCCGCTGGCGTCACGACACCGGCGGCCCGATTGCTGGAGGCCTCTGCCGATGAGGCCGCCTGTACCGCTTTCTGTCAGCAGCAGACCCGTTGGCCCTGTGTGGTCAAGCCGGTGCGCGAAGGTTCAACCCTCGGTATCAGCCTGGTACGGCAGACCGACGCTTTGGCCGAGGCCGTAGCCCAGGCCCGCCGCTATGATCGGCGCGTTTTGGTGGAGGATTACATCGCTGGCCGCGAGGTGACGGTGGCGGTTCTCTGTGGCGAGGCGCTACCGATAGTCGAGGTGCAGGCACCGCAGGGTTTTTACGATTATCAGGCCAAGTACACCCCGGGGCAGACGAATTATCTGGTGCCGGCACCGCTGGAGGCCGGCTGTTATCGCGCTATCCAGCAGGCCGCAGTGCGCAGCAGTCAGGCCCTGGGCTGCCGGGGCGCGGTGCGGATCGATTTTATGGTGGCTGAGGAGGCGTTTTACTTTCTGGAAGCCAACACCATCCCCGGCATGACCGAAACCAGCCTGTTGCCCAAGGCTGCTGCCTGTGTCGGTATGGATTTTGCAGACTTGGTCGAGCGCCTGCTGGCGGACGCTTCTCTCGACCGCTGA
- the murB gene encoding UDP-N-acetylmuramate dehydrogenase codes for MKLDGACAEQLRLELRGTVAAQVPLAPLTRWRIGGPAELLVRPADRDDALHLFALVAQQGWPYCLLGGGSNLLVADAGVAGLVIQLDAVRLLEEPRPACLRLGAGWPLPRLIAETVRRGLAGLEHLAGIPGTVGGAVVMNAGVAAGCFGQRVQRVLVVEDGLARWWSAADCAFAYRDSALGGRRVVLEVELELAPSTSAELAARREAALRHRRQAQRVGWPNAGSVFRNPPGYSAWQLIAACGLRGERCGDAQVSEQHCNFIVNRGTATAAEVLTLIRRVQQRVAGATGICLEPEIHFLGDFGAMDDANS; via the coding sequence GTGAAGCTCGACGGCGCCTGCGCCGAACAGCTGCGCCTTGAGCTGCGTGGCACGGTGGCCGCGCAGGTGCCGCTGGCGCCACTCACCCGCTGGCGCATCGGTGGACCGGCCGAATTGCTGGTGCGGCCTGCCGACCGCGATGATGCCCTGCATCTGTTTGCTCTCGTTGCGCAGCAGGGCTGGCCTTATTGCCTGCTCGGCGGTGGCAGCAACTTGCTGGTGGCTGATGCCGGCGTGGCCGGGCTGGTGATCCAACTGGATGCTGTGCGCCTGCTGGAAGAGCCGCGCCCCGCCTGTCTGCGGCTGGGCGCCGGCTGGCCGCTGCCCCGTCTGATTGCCGAAACGGTCCGGCGTGGTCTTGCCGGGCTGGAGCACCTGGCCGGAATTCCCGGTACGGTTGGCGGCGCCGTGGTGATGAATGCCGGGGTCGCCGCCGGTTGTTTCGGACAGCGGGTGCAGCGCGTACTGGTGGTGGAGGATGGCCTGGCCCGCTGGTGGTCAGCGGCGGATTGTGCCTTCGCCTACCGCGACAGCGCCCTGGGAGGCCGGCGCGTGGTTCTGGAGGTGGAACTGGAACTTGCTCCCAGCACCTCGGCGGAACTGGCGGCGCGGCGCGAGGCGGCCCTGCGGCACCGCCGGCAAGCCCAGCGGGTTGGCTGGCCCAATGCCGGCAGTGTCTTTCGCAACCCTCCCGGGTACAGCGCCTGGCAGCTGATTGCCGCCTGCGGCCTGCGGGGTGAGCGGTGCGGCGATGCTCAAGTCAGCGAACAGCACTGCAATTTCATCGTCAATCGGGGAACGGCTACGGCGGCTGAGGTGCTGACGCTGATACGTCGGGTGCAGCAGCGAGTGGCGGGGGCCACGGGGATTTGTCTGGAGCCGGAGATTCATTTTCTCGGCGACTTTGGAGCCATGGATGACGCAAACAGCTAA
- the murC gene encoding UDP-N-acetylmuramate--L-alanine ligase, with amino-acid sequence MYGRFRNIHFVGIGGIGMSGIAEVLLNLGYEVSGSDLRSSEQTRHLEHLGGRCYIGHVAEQVHQAQVVVTSSAVPADNVEVREAQRLKIPVIPRAEMLAELMRLKYGIAIAGTHGKTTTTSMVATLLSHAGIDPTAVVGGRLNALGTNAKLGQGPFMVVEADESDGSFLRLSPTIAVVTNIDRDHLDYYADLDAIRQVFVDFVNKIPFYGLAVLCLDDANVQAMLPQVHKRFVTYGLSPQADYYATDIVQAAGGLDFTVCQAGEKRERLRLEMPGQHNVLNALAALAVARELDVPFATIREGFAAFAGVQRRFQIKYDQAVMVVDDYGHHPAEIRATLAAARAGWDRRLVVVFQPHRYSRTRALFDEFVTAFYQADVLLVLDVYAAGEPADPAVCSAALVAAIANHGHRAACYCASAAQALQQLCELLQPGDLMITLGAGNVWQLGEELIATLPPADPAA; translated from the coding sequence ATGTACGGCAGATTTCGTAATATTCATTTCGTCGGTATCGGCGGTATTGGCATGAGCGGCATTGCCGAGGTTCTGCTTAATCTCGGATATGAGGTCAGTGGTTCGGATCTGCGCTCAAGTGAGCAGACCCGTCACCTCGAACATCTGGGTGGCCGCTGTTATATTGGCCATGTTGCCGAGCAGGTGCACCAAGCCCAGGTAGTGGTGACCAGCAGCGCGGTCCCGGCCGACAATGTCGAGGTTCGCGAGGCCCAGCGGCTGAAGATTCCGGTGATTCCGCGGGCCGAGATGCTGGCCGAATTGATGCGCCTTAAATACGGTATTGCCATCGCCGGCACCCACGGCAAGACCACCACCACCAGCATGGTGGCGACCCTGTTGTCCCATGCCGGCATTGATCCGACTGCGGTGGTGGGCGGGCGGCTCAATGCGCTGGGCACCAACGCCAAACTGGGCCAGGGGCCCTTCATGGTGGTGGAGGCCGACGAGTCCGACGGCTCGTTTCTCAGGCTGTCACCGACCATTGCCGTGGTCACCAATATCGACCGCGATCATCTTGACTATTACGCCGATCTCGACGCCATCCGCCAGGTGTTTGTTGATTTCGTCAACAAGATCCCGTTTTACGGTCTGGCGGTGCTCTGTCTCGATGATGCCAATGTTCAGGCCATGCTGCCGCAGGTGCACAAACGTTTTGTTACCTATGGTCTGAGTCCACAGGCGGATTATTACGCCACCGATATTGTTCAGGCGGCCGGTGGTCTGGATTTCACCGTCTGTCAGGCCGGAGAAAAACGCGAACGGCTGCGACTGGAGATGCCGGGCCAGCACAATGTGCTCAACGCACTGGCCGCCTTGGCGGTGGCACGCGAGCTTGATGTGCCCTTTGCCACCATTCGCGAGGGTTTTGCCGCCTTTGCCGGTGTGCAGCGGCGTTTCCAGATCAAGTATGATCAGGCGGTGATGGTGGTGGATGATTATGGCCATCACCCGGCGGAGATTCGGGCCACGCTGGCGGCGGCGCGGGCCGGTTGGGATCGACGGCTGGTGGTGGTGTTCCAGCCCCACCGTTACAGTCGTACCCGGGCCCTGTTCGATGAGTTTGTGACCGCGTTTTATCAGGCCGATGTGTTGCTGGTGCTGGATGTCTACGCCGCTGGCGAGCCGGCCGACCCGGCCGTCTGCAGTGCTGCGCTGGTAGCGGCCATCGCCAATCATGGCCACCGGGCGGCCTGCTACTGCGCGTCGGCAGCACAGGCGCTGCAACAGCTGTGCGAACTGTTGCAACCTGGCGATCTGATGATAACCTTAGGGGCTGGCAATGTCTGGCAGCTGGGTGAAGAATTGATCGCCACCCTGCCGCCGGCGGACCCGGCAGCGTGA
- the murG gene encoding undecaprenyldiphospho-muramoylpentapeptide beta-N-acetylglucosaminyltransferase has translation MRVLIAGGGTGGHVFPALAIAEALQQQEPAAQVEFFGVSRGLEARAVPARGFAIHLVELQGFAGQSLWRQLLLLPQLARTLVQALGLLRRFRPGLVLGVGGYASLPAVLAAGLLRIPVVLHEQNACPGLANRLAARWARCICVAMAEAEHAFGRRRVVLTGNPVRQELFDLPAVASTPSRLLVFGGSQGAAVLNRVLPAALALVRRQLPQLQVLHQTGSREVADVRQAYSEQGCGDGVEVVPFIEDMAAAYASASLVVCRAGATSIAELTACGRPAILIPLPTAAGDHQRRNAEALQRAGAARLLPQAELTAAHLAEMLVALLHNRAELAMMAAQARTLAMPQAAAGVARICLQLAKER, from the coding sequence ATGAGAGTGCTGATTGCCGGCGGTGGGACCGGCGGCCATGTGTTCCCGGCCCTGGCCATCGCCGAGGCCCTGCAGCAGCAGGAACCGGCCGCGCAGGTCGAATTTTTCGGCGTGTCCCGTGGGCTTGAAGCCCGCGCGGTGCCAGCCCGTGGCTTTGCCATCCATCTGGTCGAATTGCAGGGCTTTGCCGGCCAGTCGCTTTGGCGGCAGCTGCTGCTGCTACCGCAGTTGGCCCGCACCCTGGTGCAGGCGCTCGGCCTGTTGCGCCGCTTTCGCCCCGGGCTGGTGCTGGGCGTGGGCGGTTACGCCTCCCTGCCGGCCGTGCTGGCGGCTGGTCTGTTGCGGATTCCGGTGGTGCTGCATGAGCAGAATGCCTGTCCTGGTCTGGCCAATCGGCTGGCGGCCCGTTGGGCTCGTTGTATCTGCGTGGCCATGGCCGAGGCGGAGCATGCCTTTGGTCGACGGCGGGTGGTGCTGACCGGCAATCCGGTGCGGCAGGAGTTGTTCGACCTGCCCGCTGTGGCATCTACGCCGAGTCGTCTGCTGGTGTTTGGCGGCAGCCAGGGTGCCGCCGTGCTCAATCGGGTGCTGCCGGCAGCATTGGCTCTGGTGCGGCGGCAGCTGCCGCAGTTGCAGGTGCTGCATCAGACCGGCAGCCGTGAGGTGGCTGACGTGCGTCAGGCCTACAGTGAACAGGGTTGCGGTGACGGGGTGGAGGTGGTTCCCTTCATTGAAGACATGGCCGCTGCCTATGCCTCGGCTTCTCTGGTGGTCTGCCGTGCCGGCGCTACCAGCATCGCGGAGCTGACCGCCTGTGGTCGGCCGGCGATCCTGATACCATTGCCGACGGCGGCGGGTGATCACCAGCGGCGCAATGCCGAGGCCCTGCAGCGCGCCGGCGCAGCGCGTCTGTTGCCGCAGGCGGAACTGACGGCGGCGCACCTGGCGGAAATGCTGGTGGCGCTGTTGCATAATCGCGCTGAATTGGCCATGATGGCGGCGCAGGCGCGGACACTGGCCATGCCACAGGCGGCTGCTGGGGTCGCCCGAATTTGTCTGCAGCTGGCGAAGGAGCGTTAG
- a CDS encoding cell division protein FtsQ/DivIB: MLLCALLLAAAVVLLVQVLSQSDYFRVEQIEVEGCQRLDAETVIALSDIRQGMRTFDVDLDRVGRRLQESDWIGRAEVTRILPRRLVIRIVERQPVFILNLDYLYYVDDDGVIFRALHQGDPLDLPLAAGLSREQLLQQREASQDLLRQTAALVLELRARKRFTLAQVAQIRMDPASGLELYTQPAAVAVRLGRDDHAGKLDRLEQIYSRLQPQLESLSYIDLNVPDKVIVKQRHW; this comes from the coding sequence ATGCTGTTGTGCGCCCTGCTGCTGGCTGCCGCTGTTGTGCTGCTGGTGCAGGTTCTGAGCCAGTCGGATTATTTCCGGGTTGAGCAGATTGAGGTGGAAGGTTGTCAGCGGCTTGACGCGGAAACGGTGATTGCCCTGTCAGATATCCGACAGGGCATGAGAACTTTTGACGTTGATCTTGACCGGGTAGGTCGCCGACTGCAGGAAAGTGACTGGATTGGCCGTGCCGAGGTGACACGCATCCTGCCGCGGCGGCTGGTTATCCGCATCGTTGAGCGGCAGCCGGTGTTCATTCTCAACCTCGACTATCTGTATTATGTCGATGACGATGGCGTGATCTTCCGGGCCCTGCATCAGGGCGATCCGCTGGATTTGCCGCTGGCGGCCGGTTTAAGTCGCGAACAGCTGTTGCAGCAGCGTGAAGCCAGCCAGGATCTGTTGCGGCAGACCGCTGCCTTGGTCCTTGAACTGCGCGCGCGTAAAAGGTTCACGCTGGCGCAGGTGGCGCAGATCCGGATGGATCCGGCCAGCGGGCTGGAGCTCTATACCCAGCCGGCGGCGGTGGCGGTGCGGCTGGGACGTGACGATCATGCCGGCAAGCTTGACCGGTTGGAGCAGATTTATTCACGGCTGCAGCCGCAGCTGGAGTCACTCAGTTATATAGATTTGAATGTGCCGGACAAGGTGATCGTCAAACAGCGTCACTGGTAG
- the mraY gene encoding phospho-N-acetylmuramoyl-pentapeptide-transferase, protein MLYHLLYPLHTEFSALYVFRFITFRTIYATITALLLSFMLGPWVIDRLSRLQIGQTIRKVGPESHFKKEGTPTMGGTLILIAIVVPTLLWADLTNRYVWIALFVTVGYGVIGFIDDYKKVKWKNSDGLSARGKLLWQLLIAAVAGLTLLQGTGFSTHLSVPFFKGLNPELGLLYLGLILLVVVGSGNAVNLTDGLDGLAIGPMIIAAAAYLLFAYLAGNARLATYLQISGVPGAGELAILCGAMVGAGLGFLWFNSYPAQVFMGDVGSLSLGGALGIIAVIVKQELVLVIVGGIFVVEALSVIVQVASFRLLGRRVFRMAPLHHHFELKGWPEPKVIVRFWIISIVLALVALSTLKLR, encoded by the coding sequence ATGCTCTATCATCTGCTCTATCCGCTGCACACGGAATTCTCGGCATTGTATGTGTTTCGGTTCATCACCTTCCGGACCATTTATGCCACCATCACGGCGTTGCTGCTGTCTTTTATGCTCGGGCCCTGGGTGATTGACCGGCTTAGCCGGTTGCAGATTGGCCAGACCATTCGCAAGGTCGGACCCGAGTCGCATTTCAAGAAGGAGGGAACGCCCACCATGGGCGGCACCCTGATTCTGATCGCCATCGTTGTTCCCACCCTGTTGTGGGCTGACCTGACGAATCGCTATGTCTGGATCGCTCTCTTTGTCACGGTGGGCTACGGTGTGATCGGTTTTATCGATGACTACAAAAAGGTCAAGTGGAAGAATTCCGATGGCCTGAGCGCGCGTGGCAAATTGCTGTGGCAGCTGCTGATTGCCGCCGTTGCCGGATTGACGCTGTTGCAGGGGACCGGATTTTCGACCCATCTGAGTGTGCCTTTTTTCAAAGGGCTCAACCCCGAACTGGGGCTGCTGTATCTGGGGCTGATCCTGCTGGTCGTGGTGGGTTCAGGCAATGCCGTCAACCTGACCGACGGTCTTGACGGTCTGGCCATCGGGCCGATGATCATCGCCGCCGCTGCCTACCTGCTGTTCGCCTATCTGGCCGGTAACGCCCGCCTGGCGACCTACCTGCAGATCAGCGGTGTGCCCGGTGCCGGTGAACTGGCCATTCTTTGTGGTGCCATGGTGGGTGCCGGTCTGGGCTTTCTCTGGTTCAACAGCTATCCGGCGCAGGTGTTCATGGGTGACGTCGGCAGTCTGTCGCTGGGTGGCGCGCTGGGTATCATCGCGGTGATTGTCAAACAGGAGCTGGTGCTGGTCATTGTTGGCGGCATCTTCGTGGTTGAGGCGCTGTCGGTTATTGTTCAGGTGGCCTCGTTTCGTCTGTTGGGTCGGCGGGTGTTCCGTATGGCGCCGCTGCACCATCATTTCGAGCTCAAAGGCTGGCCGGAGCCCAAGGTGATTGTCCGATTCTGGATCATCAGCATTGTGCTGGCGCTGGTGGCCCTGTCGACCCTGAAGCTGAGGTGA
- the murD gene encoding UDP-N-acetylmuramoyl-L-alanine--D-glutamate ligase encodes MDDLKGKRVLVVGGGSSGVAAANLCLRRGACVSLTDCRTVAELSHLDQLLPEVGRDLGGHSAALFAGADLLVLSPGVPQDLPLIRQAVARGVPLWGEVELASRFLTAPILAVSGTNGKSTTTCLLGAMLTAAGKRVFVGGNLGTPLCAAVDQPWDALVVELSSFQLETIVRFRPAISVLLNISPDHLDRYADMAAYCTAKGRLFLNQGPDSVLVLNADDAAVLDLADGCPARRWLFSLQRPLAQGLSYAAGRIEVRWDGQQLFLDTDQLQLRGLHNVENVMAALAAALAFGVAPATAWQAACAFRGLPHRMELVRHLAGVRWYNDSKGTNIGSVLKSLAGLSGPITLIAGGKDKGGDYGLLRPLLAQKRPQLVLLGAAAERMAQSWSDLCAIERATSLEQAVQLAWRLTPAGGSVLLSPGCSSFDMFRSFEERGERFVAAVEALPEQDYEPATDR; translated from the coding sequence ATGGATGACCTGAAGGGGAAACGGGTGCTGGTGGTCGGCGGTGGCAGCAGTGGCGTGGCGGCCGCCAATCTGTGTCTCAGGCGTGGCGCCTGTGTCAGCCTCACGGACTGTCGCACTGTCGCTGAATTGTCTCATCTGGATCAGCTGCTGCCGGAGGTCGGGCGTGATCTTGGCGGCCACAGCGCTGCATTGTTCGCTGGTGCCGACCTGCTGGTGCTCAGTCCCGGGGTGCCACAAGATCTGCCCCTGATCCGGCAGGCGGTGGCGCGGGGAGTGCCGCTGTGGGGTGAGGTTGAACTGGCCAGCCGCTTTCTGACCGCGCCGATTCTGGCCGTAAGCGGCACCAATGGCAAATCGACGACCACCTGTCTGCTCGGTGCCATGCTGACGGCTGCCGGCAAGCGGGTGTTTGTCGGTGGCAATCTGGGCACACCGCTGTGCGCCGCAGTTGACCAGCCGTGGGATGCGCTGGTGGTTGAACTGTCGTCCTTTCAGCTGGAAACCATCGTGCGTTTCCGGCCGGCGATCAGTGTGCTGCTCAATATCAGTCCCGACCATCTTGACCGTTATGCCGACATGGCTGCCTACTGTACCGCCAAGGGCCGGCTGTTTCTCAACCAGGGGCCGGATTCTGTGCTGGTGCTCAATGCCGATGACGCGGCGGTGCTTGATCTGGCCGATGGCTGTCCGGCACGGCGCTGGCTGTTCTCTCTGCAACGCCCTTTGGCTCAGGGCCTTTCCTACGCTGCCGGTCGGATTGAAGTCCGATGGGATGGCCAGCAGCTGTTCCTGGATACTGACCAGCTGCAGTTGCGTGGTTTGCACAATGTTGAAAATGTGATGGCGGCCCTGGCGGCGGCACTGGCCTTTGGCGTGGCGCCGGCAACTGCCTGGCAGGCGGCTTGCGCTTTTCGCGGTCTGCCGCACCGGATGGAACTGGTGCGCCATCTGGCCGGGGTGCGCTGGTATAACGATTCGAAGGGAACCAATATCGGCAGTGTGCTCAAGAGCCTGGCCGGGCTCAGTGGCCCGATCACCCTGATTGCTGGCGGCAAGGACAAGGGCGGCGATTACGGCCTGCTGCGGCCGCTGCTGGCGCAAAAACGGCCACAGCTGGTTCTGCTTGGCGCAGCCGCCGAGCGTATGGCGCAGTCCTGGAGTGATCTTTGTGCCATTGAGCGGGCGACCAGCTTGGAGCAAGCGGTACAGCTGGCATGGCGGCTGACACCGGCCGGCGGGTCGGTACTGCTGTCGCCTGGCTGTTCCAGTTTTGATATGTTCCGCAGTTTCGAGGAGCGCGGGGAGCGGTTTGTCGCGGCAGTCGAGGCGCTGCCGGAGCAGGATTATGAGCCGGCGACTGACCGCTGA